One segment of Castanea sativa cultivar Marrone di Chiusa Pesio chromosome 3, ASM4071231v1 DNA contains the following:
- the LOC142629643 gene encoding uncharacterized protein LOC142629643 — protein sequence MAIAWNLWKNRNGVRHGEAPKSAATLISEAIHFVTAYQAIQDRPTMSASPLPPHWTPPVAGVFKANVDGAVFKDLSSAGIGVILRDDKGNVIGALSQRLYAPLGPLEAEAKAMEAAILFARDMGIHDIVLEGDSLQVSNFLKGSSSAPPTVANVLEGVLFHLQFFKSFCFSHIRRTGNKPAHLLA from the coding sequence ATGGCTATTGCATGGAATTTGTGGAAAAATAGGAATGGAGTTAGACACGGAGAAGCCCCAAAATCTGCAGCAACTCTTATATCTGAGGCCATTCATTTTGTTACAGCTTACCAAGCTATCCAAGACCGCCCCACCATGTCAGCAtctcctcttcctcctcattGGACTCCCCCTGTGGCAGGTGTTTTCAAAGCAAATGTAGATGGGGCTGTCTTCAAGGATCTGTCCTCTGCTGGTATAGGAGTGATTCTCCGGGATGATAAAGGTAATGTTATTGGAGCTTTGAGCCAGAGGCTCTATGCTCCTTTGGGACCTCTGGAGGCTGAAGCAAAGGCCATGGAAGCTGCAATACTCTTCGCTAGAGATATGGGGATTCATGATATTGTGTTGGAGGGTGATTCTCTACAAGTCAGCAATTTTTTGAAAGGCAGCTCATCAGCTCCTCCTACTGTGGCAAATGTCCTAGAAGGTGTCCTTTTCCATCTTCagttttttaaaagtttttgtttCTCACACATTAGAAGGACAGGTAACAAGCCTGCACATTTGTTAGCATAA
- the LOC142629040 gene encoding putative indole-3-acetic acid-amido synthetase GH3.9 produces the protein MDGKNKEALKEIERLTAKADEVQENILKEILTQNSATEYLIKYMKGSKNMLEFKQSVPVITYKAIRPYIQRIANGEDSSLITSHPITEMIRSSGTSEGKPKFLPSIEEDLDRNMFFVSLITPIMNQYVPGVDEGKHMYFFFVKKEISAPCGLPVRTASSRLLQSKHFKRQARDPSNDNNTSPYQAILCSDISQSLYCQILAGLIHRHQVQRLGAAFASILLQVISVLERNWVRFCNDIRTGQLDLMITDLECRSCMSTLLSSPDPCLANEIENICSRASWKGILCQLWPRAKFIEAVITGSMAQYIPALEFYSDEKLPLVSNIYASSECFFGVNLKPLCDPSDVAYTLLPNMGYFEFIPLGEDGTMLMNVGEEDDVPNDKLVDLVQVRLGCYYELVVTTFAGLYRYRVGDVLQVIGFHNRAPQFRYICRRNVILSLDTEKTNEEDLQKSINVAKKLLEPYNVLLVDYTSYADASTMPGHYVLYWEILFHGSSKADDQLANIAALDEKMLQECCIAVEEELDFKYRICRTHNKSVGPLEIRVVEPGTFEELMDFFIDQGASINQYKTPRCIKSEGALKLLNSHVKASFFSPRDPKAATPTIVDSTNV, from the exons ATGGATGGGAAGAACAAGGAGGCATTAAAGGAGATTGAGAGACTTACTGCAAAGGCTGATGAAGTACAAGAGAACATTTTGAAAGAGATCTTAACTCAAAATAGTGCAACCGAGTATCTTATTAAGTATATGAAAGGATCAAAAAATATGTTGGAGTTCAAGCAAAGTGTCCCTGTCATTACTTACAAGGCTATTCGCCCTTATATCCAAAGAATTGCCAATGGTGAAGACTCCTCTCTCATTACTAGCCACCCTATAACTGAAATGATAAGGAG TTCAGGGACTTCAGAAGGAAAGCCAAAGTTCTTGCCCTCAATCGAAGAAGATCTTGATAGGAACATGTTTTTCGTTAGCCTCATCACGCCAATCATGAATCA GTATGTCCCTGGTGTTGACGAGGGCAAGCACATGTACTTCTTCTTTGTCAAGAAAGAAATATCCGCTCCTTGTGGTTTACCAGTTCGGACTGCTAGCTCCAGGCTCTTACAGAGCAAACACTTCAAGCGCCAAGCACGAGACCCTTCCAATGACAACAACACAAGCCCATACCAGGCCATTTTGTGCAGTGATATCAGTCAAAGCCTATATTGCCAAATTCTAGCCGGTCTAATCCACCGCCACCAAGTCCAAAGGCTAGGAGCTGCGTTTGCCTCAATTCTCCTCCAAGTCATCTCTGTCCTTGAACGCAATTGGGTTCGTTTCTGCAATGATATCCGCACTGGCCAACTAGACCTCATGATCACAGACCTTGAGTGCCGTTCATGTATGTCTACCTTGCTTTCATCTCCTGACCCATGTCTTGCTAATGAGATTGAGAACATTTGTAGCCGTGCGTCATGGAAGGGAATTTTGTGCCAACTTTGGCCTAGAGCTAAGTTCATTGAGGCTGTGATCACTGGCTCGATGGCACAATATATACCGGCCCTAGAGTTTTATAGTGATGAGAAATTGCCATTGGTGTCAAACATATATGCCTCATCAGAATGTTTCTTTGGGGTTAACTTGAAGCCCTTATGTGACCCTTCTGATGTAGCATATACCCTCTTGCCCAATATGGGGTATTTTGAATTTATACCCTTGGGAGAGGATGGGACAATGTTGATGAACGTAggtgaagaagatgatgtaCCCAATGACAAGCTTGTCGACCTTGTACAGGTTAGGCTTGGCTGTTATTATGAATTGGTGGTCACTACCTTCGCTG GACTATATCGTTATCGTGTTGGTGACGTGCTACAAGTGATCGGATTCCACAATCGCGCCCCACAATTTCGATACATTTGTAGGAGAAACGTCATTCTCAGCCTAGACACCGAAAAAACCAACGAAGAGGATTTGCAAAAGAGCATCAATGTGGCCAAGAAATTGCTAGAGCCTTACAATGTTCTACTCGTGGACTACACTAGCTATGCGGATGCATCAACTATGCCAGGGCATTATGTATTGTATTGGGAAATTTTATTTCATGGATCATCGAAGGCAGATGATCAGTTGGCTAATATTGCAGCACTTGATGAAAAAATGCTACAAGAATGTTGCATCGCTGTGGAAGAAGAGCTCGATTTCAAATACCGAATATGCCGTACACATAATAAGTCTGTAGGGCCCCTTGAGATTCGAGTGGTGGAGCCAGGCACGTTTGAGGAATTGATGGACTTTTTCATCGATCAAGGGGCCTCGATCAACCAATATAAAACACCAAGGTGCATCAAGTCTGAAGGAGCTCTTAAGTTACTTAATTCTCACGTGAAAGCATCTTTTTTTAGTCCTAGAGATCCAAAGGCAGCGACACCGACGATTGTAGACTCAACAAATGTGTAG